A single window of Nocardioides kongjuensis DNA harbors:
- a CDS encoding COX15/CtaA family protein, whose protein sequence is MSTATRLTDVQRGLETRLVPLAWANLVANIVIVVTGGAVRLTASGLGCPTWPKCTDESYTAHSALGIHGVIEFGNRLLTYVLLVIALACVVAAWRRAGRVRALALVVLGGIPAQAIVGGITVLTDLNPWIVAFHLLVSMAMVGVCVWLVDDLTGPTRSIASDVTRRLAWATFAAGWVVLWLGTVVTGSGPHSGDLDSRRTGLDPEVVSHVHGVSVGVLVVLTLSLLLVARRHGDRWVATFAGVLLGVELAQGLLGYVQFFTDLPEILVGTHMLGAALVAAGLARVVVTTRPRA, encoded by the coding sequence GTGAGCACCGCGACCCGACTGACCGACGTCCAGCGCGGGTTGGAGACGCGGCTGGTGCCGCTGGCGTGGGCGAACCTGGTCGCCAACATCGTGATCGTGGTGACCGGCGGCGCCGTACGGCTGACCGCCTCCGGCCTGGGCTGCCCGACCTGGCCCAAGTGCACCGACGAGTCCTACACCGCGCACAGCGCACTCGGCATCCACGGCGTGATCGAGTTCGGCAACCGGCTGCTGACCTACGTGCTGCTCGTCATCGCGCTCGCGTGCGTGGTCGCGGCGTGGCGGCGGGCCGGCCGGGTGCGCGCGCTGGCCCTGGTCGTGCTCGGCGGCATTCCCGCCCAGGCGATCGTCGGCGGCATCACCGTGCTCACCGACCTCAACCCGTGGATCGTCGCCTTCCACCTGCTCGTCTCGATGGCGATGGTCGGCGTGTGCGTGTGGCTGGTCGACGACCTGACCGGCCCCACCCGGTCGATCGCCTCCGACGTCACCCGGCGGCTCGCGTGGGCGACGTTCGCCGCCGGCTGGGTCGTGCTCTGGCTCGGCACGGTGGTCACCGGCTCCGGGCCCCACTCCGGCGACCTGGACTCCCGTCGTACCGGACTCGACCCGGAGGTCGTCTCCCACGTCCACGGCGTCTCGGTCGGCGTCCTCGTCGTGCTGACTCTCTCCCTGCTGCTCGTCGCGCGCCGCCACGGCGACCGCTGGGTCGCCACGTTCGCGGGCGTGCTCCTCGGCGTCGAGCTCGCCCAGGGCCTGCTCGGCTACGTCCAGTTCTTCACCGACCTGCCCGAGATCCTCGTCGGGACGCACATGCTCGGCGCCGCCCTCGTCGCCGCCGGCCTCGCCCGCGTGGTCGTCACCACTCGCCCCCGGGCCTGA